Proteins from one Telopea speciosissima isolate NSW1024214 ecotype Mountain lineage chromosome 1, Tspe_v1, whole genome shotgun sequence genomic window:
- the LOC122651944 gene encoding uncharacterized protein LOC122651944, giving the protein MCRAFPSTLKGAARQWFSRLPPRSLSNFTDLGRVFLAHFMSSRVHKKTAMNLLAIKQCPDESIRGFLTRFNKEALEVRNLDQVVKFQALRNGIRDVELKKSLIMDEPGDIYELFSCCEKYINLAEVLAAEKEDKPEKKAQEKKDESTREAGSKHDRDNKDNRRKKDERKA; this is encoded by the coding sequence ATGTGCAGAGCTTTCCCTTCCACTCTAAAAGGAGCGGCACGACAGTGGTTCTCACGACTTCCCCCGCGCTCCCTTTCCAATTTTACCGACCTTGGGCGGGTCTTCTTGGCCCACTTCATGAGCAGCAGAGTTCACAAGAAGACAGCCATGAATCTCCTAGCCATAAAGCAGTGCCCCGATGAGTCCATTAGGGGCTTTCTTACAAGATTCAATAAAGAAGCCTTAGAAGTACGAAACTTGGACCAGGTGGTGAAATTCCAGGCATTGCGCAATGGCATTCGTGATGTCGAATTGAAAAAGTCCTTGATTATGGATGAGCCAGGGGATATATATGAGCTATTCTCATGCTGTGAGAAATATATCAATTTGGCCGAAGTCCTTGCGGCCGAGAAGGAAGATAAACCTGAGAAGAAAGCCCAAGAAAAGAAGGACGAGTCCACCCGAGAAGCCGGTTCAAAGCACGATCGAGATAACAAGGACAATAGGAGAAAGAAGGATGAAAGAAAAGCCTAG
- the LOC122638926 gene encoding eukaryotic translation initiation factor 3 subunit B-like: MTTLVSMADIEAKAMGLGIDLSTVDLEDIKLPPGEDFGIMSDDDEDILNEDNQEFETGFGNIIVVDNLPVVPPEKFEKLEGVVRKIYSQIGVIKDDGLWMPLNPETKKTLGYCFIEFNTPQEAELAKEKTHGYKLDKAHIFAVNLFDDFDKFMKVPDEWAPPEIKPYAPGENLQQWLTDEKARDQFVIRAGSDTEVLWNDPRQLKPELVYRRGYWTESFVQWSPLGTYLATVHRQGAAVWGGAATFNRLMRYAHPQVKLIDFSLGEKYLVTYSSHEPSNPRDTHRVVLNIFDVRTGKVMRDFKGSADEFATGGTGGVSGVSWPVFRWGGGRDDKYFARIGKNVISVYETETFTLIDKKSLKVENVMDFCWSPTDPILALFVPELGGGNQPARVSLVQIPSKEELRQKNLFSVSDCKMYWQSSGDYLAVKVDRYTKTKKSTYTGFELFRIKERDIPIEVLELENKNDKIVAFAWEPKGHRFAVIHGDSPKPDISFYSMRSAHHSGRVSKLTTLKGKQANSLYWSPAGRFLILAGLKGFNGQLEFYNVDELETMAAGEHFMATDIEWDPTGRYVATSVTSVHEMENGFNIWSFNGKLLYRIPRDHFYQFLWRPRPPSFLSSEKEEEIAKNLKKYSKKYEAEDQDVSLLLSEQDREKRKKLQEEWDHWVQEWKKFHEEEEEIRQLLRDGEASDEEEEYEAKEVEVEEVLDVTEEVVSYDFEQNANYMS, from the exons ATGACAACCCTAGTTTCTATGGCGGACATTGAAGCTAAAGCCATGGGTCTTGGAATTGATCTCTCTACAGTGGATTTAGAAGATATAAAGCTGCCTCCTGGCGAGGATTTTGGTATAATGAG tgatgatgatgaagatattCTCAATGAGGATAACCAAGAATTCGAAACTGGTTTTGgaaatattattgttgttgataATCTCCCAGTTGTTCCGCCGGAGAAATTCGAGAAGCTTGAAGGTGTCGTCCGTAAAATATACAGTCAAATTGGTGTTATTAAGGATGATGGGCTTTGGATGCCTCTCAATCCCGAAACCAAGAAGACATTAGGTTACTGCTTTATTGAGTTCAATACTCCTCAG GAGGCTGAGCTTGCCAAGGAGAAGACACATGGATACAAGTTGGATAAGGCACACATATTTGCTGTGAACTTATTTGATGACTTTGACAAGTTTATGAAAGTTCCAGATGAATGGGCTCCTCCTGAGATAAAACCATATGCACCTGGG GAAAATCTTCAACAATGGCTTACAGATGAAAAAGCCCGAGATCAGTTTGTAATCCGTGCCGGATCAGACACTGAGGTGTTATGGAATGATCCTAGACAACTAAAGCCAGAACTTGTTTACCGTCGGGGT TATTGGACTGAAAGTTTTGTTCAATGGTCCCCACTTGGGACATATTTGGCCACAGTGCACAGGCAGGGTGCCGCCGTTTGGGGAGGTGCCGCTACCTTTAACCGTCTGATGCGTTACGCTCATCCCCAG GTTAAACTCATTGATTTCTCTCTTGGGGAGAAATATTTGGTTACATATAGCAGCCATGAACCAAGCAATCCTCGTGATACCCAT AGGGTTGTCTTGAACATCTTTGATGTGAGAACTGGAAAAGTCATGAGAGATTTTAAAGGGAGTGCTGACGAGTTTGCAACTGGTGGCACTGGGGGTGTGTCTGGAGTGTCATGGCCAGTCTTTAG GTGGGGAGGCGGGAGAGATGACAAATATTTTGCAAGAATTGGGAAAAATGTGATCTCTGTCTATGAAACAGAAACGTTCACTCTTATTGACAAGAAGTCCTTGAAGGTTGAAAATGTGATGGATTTCTGTTGGTCACCCACAGATCCCATTTTGGCACTCTTTGTTCCAGAGCTAGGTGGTGGGAACCAGCCTGCTAGG GTCAGCCTTGTCCAAATTCCTAGCAAGGAAGAACTGAGGCAAAAGAATCTTTTCAGTGTTAGTGATTGCAAAATGTACTGGCAAAGCAGTGGGGACTACCTTGCTGTTAAGGTTGACCGGTAcactaaaaccaaaaaaagcacATATACTGGCTTTGAGCTTTTCCGCATAAAGGAAAGGGACATACCCATTGAGGTTTTGGAGCTTGAGAATAAGAATGACAAAATTGTTGCCTTTGCCTGGGAACCCAAAGGGCATAGGTTTGCTGTTATCCACGGAGACAGCCCCAAGCCGGACATAAGCTTCTACTCTATGCGGAGTGCTCACCACTCAGGACGTGTCTCAAAGCTCACTACTCTCAAAGGCAAACAGGCTAATTCTCTTTACTGGTCTCCTGCTGGACGCTTCCTTATCCTTGCAGGGTTGAAAGGTTTCAATGGACAGTTGGAATTCTATAATGTTGACGAGCTTGAGACAATGGCAGCAGGAGAGCATTTCATGGCAACTGACATAGAATGGGATCCAACGGGAAG ATATGTTGCAACATCCGTTACTTCAGTTCATGAAATGGAGAATGGGTTCAATATTTGGTCCTTCAATGGAAAGCTGTTATATCGGATTCCAAGGGACCATTTCTATCAG tTTTTGTGGCGCCCAAGACCTCCATCCTTCTTAAGTtcagagaaagaggaagagatagCAAAGAACCTGAAGAAGTACAGCAAGAAGTACGAAGCAGAGGACCAGGATGTCTCATTgctcttgagtgagcaagatcGGGAGAAACGGAAGAAGCTTCAAGAGGAATGGGATCATTGGGTCCAGGAATGGAAGAAGTTCcatgaagaagaggaggagataCGACAGTTATTGAGGGATGGGGAAGCAagtgatgaggaagaagagtatgaggcgaaagaaGTTGAAGTCGAAGAAGTGCTGGATGTAACAGAGGAGGTGGTCTCATATGATTTTGAGCAGAACGCGAATTATATGAGTTAA